Below is a window of Pseudomonas sp. B21-040 DNA.
GTTTGATCGGCAACTCGGTGCGCAGTGCATCGCGACGCAGTACCGTCGCGGTGTTACTGACCATCGCTTTCAGCGCATCGGCGGCCTGGTTGGACTTGGCTTCCTGCCAGAACCGCAGCAAGGTCGAGAGCACCACCATGGAGAAAATCACAATGGCGGCTTTCATGTCTTCGGTCAGCCAGGAGATGACCGCGAGCAGCGTCAGCAACAGGTTGAACGGGTTTTTATAGCAGTGCCACAGGTGGGTCCACCAGGGTAGCGGCTGCTCATGCTCAACCTCGTTGAGGCCGAAACGCTCGCGCTGGGTGTCGGCTTCGAGTTCGCTCAAGCCATCGGTGTGCGTACCCAATTTTTCCAGCAGTTGACCGGTGTCGCTGTTGGCCGCGCTTACCAGGGTTTGCGCCAGCGCCGGCGGCACTTCACGGCTGACCGTGGTATCGGTCAAGGATTCAAGCAATGCCAGGCGACGGAAGTGCCGGGCGATGTGGCGGGTGCGCAGGAATCCGGCGAAGAATTCCTTTAGCAGGGTCAGGTTCATGGCGTTGCCCCAGGGTCAGCCGGGAAACCTTCGAGCAGGCGTGTCGAGTCGCGGCGATGACGACAGGGCAGTCGCCATCACACGATAGTGTGTCGATGAGAGGACATCGGGAGCCGGGCCAGGACTGGCTCGACCGGGAGGCCGCTACTCGCTGTACGGCGAGACAACGGCACAAAAAAAGCTGCGCGTTAGCTTGCCGAGAAGGTGCCGGTTACTGAAACCGGCCGACTACTGTCACTCGAACACGTACCCACTGTGGGTCTCCGCTATTGATGAAAACGCGCGAAGCTTACGCCCCGATTTTTTCAGAGTAAACGAAGGAACGGCGTGAGACGGGGGAATCGCAGGGTTCTTCAGGAAGGGTTCAGCATTGAGGTTGGGGCGTGTTCTTCAGGGCTTATTCGTCGGAGCGCCGCCGGAGCAAGCGCCCGATTTTTTTGCAGGCTCAGGCTCAGGCGCTGGCGGCCAGGGCATGTCGGCGATGGTGAACATCGAGATGGTCCTTGATCACGCGCAACACCTTGGCCTCTTGCTCATGAATAAAGAAGTGACCACCCGCCAGCATGTCCACGGAGAAACTGCCGTGGGTTTCCTTGCTCCAGCCGATCAACTGTTCAGTGGTGGCGCGGTCGGCCTTGCCACCCAGCACGTGCACCGGGCATTTAAGCAAGGGGCGCTGCTGCGGCTCGAAGCGTCCGCACAGCAAAAAGTCGGCGCGCAAGACCGGCAGCGTCAGGCTCATCAGCTCTTCGTTGGCCGACACCTCTTCGCGGGAGCCATTGAACGTGCGTAGTTGCTCGATCAACTCGGTATCGGTTTTCGCTTCGGCAAAACCGCGATCATAGTCAGCACGCATTGTCGGCGCGGCCGTGCCTGAAGCGAACAGCGCCACGGGCTCCGGACAGCCCAGCGAGCGCAACGCATGGGCCATTTCACAAGCCAGCAATGCCCCAAGGCTATGGCCGAACAGTGCATAAGGGGCTTTGAGCGTGGCTTTTTGTTCGTGTGCGAGTTGCAGCGCCAGCCGCCGCATGTCGGTGTGCAACGGCTCGCCAAACCGCGCGCCGCGGCCGGGCAGCTCCACCGGTTGCAACGCCAGCCACTGCGGCAGTTTGCGCCGCCAGCGGCTGAAAACCATGGCGCTGGCGCCCGAATAGGGCAAGCACAGCAATGTCAGCTGGGTCACCGGGCTTTCCTCAAAAAATTAGTCTGTATAGAAGAACGGATGAAGCACACCTGGAATTAGGCGTACCGATAACCCTGTGGGAGATCCTTTGCTGCAGGGGCCCCTGCAACCGACAAAACCCGTAGGAATTTTCCCGTTTTACGCCGCCAATTGTAGGAATGAGACCTACCTACAAGGAACTTAAACATCCCCCAAAGGCATAACACCCTAATGCTGGCGGGCGCTGTGGTCTTGTAGCCGACAAAACCCAAACAATGAGCCCCGTCCTCCTCCGGCACAGCACATTCCTACACTCGGAAATACCTTGTTGCCAGTCGTTACATCGCCCCCTAACATCCAGCGTCAACGGGTACAGCGGAGCTGTCCAACAAAACCCGAATTCAAGGAACCAGAATGAACCAGCGCATCCACCGCAGCATTGACGCCCCCCTCCGGTCCGGCCTGAACCGCGATGAATTGTGGGAAGGTCCGGACAAGGGCCTGATCAAATGCTGGGAAATCGGCCGTCAACGCGCCACCCGCTTCCCCGAACTCGCCCGACGCAGCCTAGCCGGTGAACTGCCGGTGCTCGGCTGGAAGGGTGGCGTCAGTCGTAGCCTGAAAAAACTCGAAAAATACGGATCTCTCAAATACCTCGCCCAATGGCAAGGGTTGCGCGGGGAGGATCTGGATGTTGATTTGGGCAAAGAGCGGGCGTTGGCCTGCTCCAGGACCGGTATGGTGGTGACGTTTACACCGGATCGGTCGAAGTACTTTAATCAGGTGGCGGAAGTGGACGCTTAGGGAGAGGCACAGGGTCGACTTGCATCACGAGCTTCGTCCACTACTTGGCGGCCAATCGCCCCAACCTGACATCAGAGCATGACCGGCTCGACTTGAGGACTGACGCTGAAACGCTCGCGATAAGCCTGCGGTGTCACCCCCATCGCTCGCAGAAAACTACGGCGCAGCGTCTCTTCGCTGCCAAACCCGCACTGCACCGCCACCCGCTTGATCGGCACGCCGGTGTCGCTGAGCAACCGTCGCGCCGTTTCGACCCGAATCAACTCAATGGCGCGTGCCGGGGTTTGGCCGGTGTCGGCGCGGTAGTGGCGCACGAAGCTGCGTTCGCTCATGCCCGCCTGCAATGCCAGGGTCGGGATGCCGAGGTCTTGGGTGAGGTTTTCACTGATCCAGGCGTGAAGCTCGTCGAAACGGTCACCGTGCTTCTGCAAAGACAAGGTCACGCTGAACTGTGACTGGCCGCCCGGACGCTTGAGGAACACCACCAGTTGCTGGGCGACTTCCAACGCGGTGTTGCGGCCCAGGTCCTCTTCGACCATGGCCAGCGCCAGGTCGATGCCAGCCGTGACGCCCGCCGAGGTCCAGACCGGGCCGTCATTGATGAAAATCGGATTGGGCTCGACTTGAAGGCGTGGATGTTTTTGCGCCAACTGCTCGCAACGCGTCCAGTGCGTGACCACTCGACGACCATCGAGCCAGCCGCTGGCCGCCAACAAGAAGGCCCCGGTACACACCGACGAGATTCGCCGACAACCCGACGCATGCTCACGCACCCAGGCCACCAGCGACGCGTCTTCCGCCGCCGCATAAATGCCCCAGCCACCGGCAATGATCAGCGTGTCACTGCCGTTTTCGGGTAACGGTTCAGCCAACAACGCCAACCCCGACGACGACATCACCGCCCCGCCGCCGCTGACAATCACCGAGGGTGCATACGGCGGTGGCAGCCCTTTCTGACGGCAGATGTCGTTGGCCGAGGCAAACACTTGCAACGGCCCGGTGACGTCGAGCAGTTGCACATTGGCAAACGCGAGCACGTGAATGGATTTCGGCATGGTTGGCGTAATTCGTGGGGTGATTGGCGGATACGCCAAATCCTACGAGCCTACAGTGAAGACGTCCACCCACTTCAGGAGAAATAAGCCATGACGTTGCAGATCGGTTTTCTGTTGTTTCCCCAGGTTCAGCAACTCGACCTGACCGGCCCTTACGATGTGTTGGCCTCATTGCCGGACGTGAAGGTGCATTTGATCTGGAAGGACCTGGTGCCGGTGACCGCGAGCACCGGCCTGATGCTCAAACCGACCACGACGTTCGACGATTGCCCGGCGCTGGACGTGATTTGCGTTCCCGGCGGCAGCGGCGTCGGGCCGTTGATGGAGGATGAGCAAACCCTGTCTTTCCTCAAGGCTCAAGCCGTCAACGCGCGGTATGTCACGTCGGTCTGCACCGGGGCGCTGGTGCTCGGCGCAGCGGGTTTACTCCAGGGCAAACGGGCGACCACGCACTGGGCCTATCACGAATTGCTCAAGCCGCTGGGCGCGATCCCGGTCAAGGACCGGGTGGTGCGCGACGGCAATCTGCTGACCGGTGGCGGGATCACCGCGGGGATCGATTTTGCCCTGACCCTGGCGGCAGAGTTGTTCGACAAGGACACGGCGCAACTGCTGCAGTTGCAGCTTGAATATGCCCCGGCACCGCCGTTCCAGTCGGGCAGCCCTGACACCGCGCCGCAGAGTGTTCTGGCTGAAGCGCATCGCCGTGCCGCCGCCTCGATTGAGCAACGGGCACTGATCACCCAACGGGCAGCGGCCAGGCTCTAAGCACTGCCAGACTTTTCGACAGGCAAAAAAAAACCCGCCGAAGCGGGTTTTTCCCAAGACCATTATCGACTCCCTGTCGGTAGCCAATCCTTGCTGATGGTCGATCATCCGTGATCCTGAAGCGCTTCCTGTGCTTCAGTTGATGGAGCTAGATTACGCGTCGGATCCAATCTGCAATAGTCGACATAGCTACCACCGTGTGTAAGACATTCGCTATAGCCACCCTTCCGAAAACCCCTAGACGCCTCAGGCATCTCGCCGGAGAGCTTCGGTACAGAGACTTCCAGCCAATCAGCCACCCTCACGCTCATGGGCCTTGGCGTTTTCGATCAGATACTGTTCGATGTTGTTCATCTGCTCTTCCCAACCGCGGCTGTCCATACGGAAAGCCTTTTCACGACGAGCTTGGGGGACGTGATCGAAACCGGACTCGGACACTTTGAGCCACGTGCCGTCGTCCCCGTCTTCAAGCTCGAATTTCACCAGTGTGGTCGGCTCCTGGGAGTAGTCGACGTCCGGGTTGACGGCATAAGGGTGCCAGCGAAACGAAAACAGCCGCTCCGGCTCAACGCTCTCCACCAGGACATTCCACCGCAAGTGTTCATAACCGGGATAGGTTATCTGCCCCTGAGTCCACTCACCGGCGATGAAACGCTTGCCTTCCAGTGCCACGCCAAACCACTGCCCGAATGCCTCTGCGTTGGCCAGCACGCGCCAGACGTGCGAACGCTTGACCTTGAGCAGGACTTTCCTTTCGATGCGATCAGATGCTGCGTTCATAAGTCACCTCCTGTATTGAACAGTAGGTCAGTAAGACCACAAGACCAACCCTAAAATGTATCAATCGCTTGCCGCGATCAACCTTGCCCGCAATATTCGGCCGCATTTGCATGCATAAGTTCTGACAGACGGACGAGACTGTTGGCTGGCGGGGCCTCACAGGTGGCAGGTCTTCTGTCGGCGCAAGGCAAAAACGATTCGCTACACTGCACCTCAATCTCCTCTGCCACAGCGAGTTTTCCTCCATGTACTCACGCGTTCTCCTGGCACTGACACCCGTGCTGTTTACCTCGATGGCCTTCGCCCTGGACTGCGACAATGCCGCCGACCAGGCCACGATGAACCAGTGCGCGGCGCAGCAGCATGCGGCGGCTGACAAGGAGTTGAATGCGCTGTATCAGCAAATCACCACGCGACTCAAAAGCGAGCCCGAGCGCAAGAAGTCGCTAGTGGGTGCGCAGCGTGCGTGGATTGCGTTTCGGGATGCCGAATGCAATTTTTCGGCGTCCGGGGTGGAAGGCGGGAGTGTTTATCCACTGATCTACAGCAATTGCGTGACTGAATTGACCAAGGCGCGAGCCGAGACCTTCAAGACTTACTTGAAGTGTCAGGAGGGGGATTTGGGCTGCCCGGTGCCGGGACAGTAAGGTTTCCAGCGTTCTCAAGGACCTCATCGCGAGCAGGCTCGCTCCTACATTGGATGTGCGTAGGAGCGAGCCTGCTCGCGATGGCGTCTGATCAGGCAAAAATGATTACCGGACAAACACCTGTGCCGTGGTAATCGCCATGTCCCCGCCCGGCATCTTGATGCTGCCGATCTGCTTCAGGCTGTCGGCATCAAAAATCGCCACGTCGTTAAACGTCCCGGCCAGGTAGATCTTGCTGCCGTCCTTGTTGAAGGAAATGCAGTAGTAGGAATGATCCAGCGTCGCCGCCTGCAGCATTTTCTTTTCCTTGATGTCGTACTTGGCCAAGCGGTTCAGCACGCCGAACATCAGGTTCGGATCCTTCGGCGAGCGCATGCCGCTGAAGTAGATTTCCGTCAAAGGACCGAAGTCAGTGGTTTCGGTCTTGCCGGTTTTCAGGTCGATGCTGAACAGTCCGTAAAGGTACTCGGCAGTGGCCGGGTCCTGCTTCTTGTCCTTGAATTTCGCGGCGGTGTAGAGCAGCGAGAAGTCATGACGATAGGTCTGCTGGTTCCACACGTAGAGCACGTCCGGCGCGCTGTAGTTCTCGCGTTTCCAGTGACGGCTGGGGATCAGCACGTCGAACTTGCCGGTTTTCACATTGACCTTGTAAACGTCCGCCCCCGCCACATACAGCGTGCCGTCATCGCCACTCTGCATGATGGTCAGTTGCCGTGGTGCCGGGAAACTGCGCACCGGTTTGGCGTCCATCCCGGCATCGGTGGCATACACATCGAGCCGCGGTTGCTGCACTTCGTAGCGGTCGTTGAGCATCAGTGTCGGGTTGGCGACGGTGTACAGTTCCTTGCCGTCGTGGCTAAGTGTGAAGGCGAACATCGAGCGCGCTTTCTCCCCCGTTTTTTGCGTGATGCTGGCGTGGAACACCTGCTTGCAGTTGTCCAGTTCGACGCCGTAGACATCCGCATAGTGATTGTTCAACACGTAGGCGGTCTTGCGGTCCGGTGACAATTGCACGGTGCCGGGGCCAAAGGCGTCAGGCATCTTGCAGGTCTTGAGCAAGGTGTCGGTGGCCAGGTCGATCACGTTCAGGTTGTTCGGGTAATTGGTGGTCAACATGTACTCGTGACCGTCTTGCAATGCAGTGTTTTCATCGGCCAGAACAGTGAACGAACACGTGCTCAGGGCGGCGAATGCGGCCAGGCCGCAGGCTTTGATGCTGTGCATGCTGGAATCCTTCTTCTTATCTGATCACTTGTCTTTCGGGAAGACAGTGCCGAGGTTGCGCCAGTTTTCGTTGGACGCCTGGGCATCCTTGTTCCAGTCCGGGTAGGTACTCATCATGTCGGGCACCTGGGCCGGCCACCAGCACGGGTCGGAGCAGCCATACAGGTCGGCTTCCATCGGTTGGCAGAGCGACGACACACCACCAAACGCGTCGATTTCCCAGCCCGGGTCGGTGGTCGAGGCGCAGCCCGCCACGGAACTCATCGCGACCACTTCTTCGATGCGGTTTTCGGCCGCGGCCTGATCCATTTTCAGCGCTTTGTTATTGATTGCCTTGAGATGTTTCATATCAGTGAGCCTTGCGCGGAGTGATGTAGCTGCTGATGAACGCAGGGTTATTGGCCATGATCCGGGTGTAGACCTCGATACCGAAGTCGACCCAGTCACGCATCAGTTCGCAGTAGTGATAGGTCGGATGGGTCGGGTCGCCATACCGGGCGTAGCTCTCGTGATAGCAGCCGCCGGAACACAGGTTGCGGATCTGGCAGTCTTCGCAACCGGTGTTGGTGCGGTCCAGGCGCTGGGACAGGAAGTCGTTCAACTCGACTTGCTTCACACCGCTGTGGACGTTGCCGAACGTCGGCAGGCTGGAACCGGTAAAGCGATGGCACAGGTTCAGCTCGCCCTTGTGATCCACCGCCAGCATCTTCAGGCCCGCGCCGCATGGCAGGGCTTTTTTGTGGCCTTCGTGGATGTCGGTGATCAGCTGGTGCAGGTTGGAGAAACCGATGTTGCGGTGCTCCAGCGCGGCTTCCAGGTAACGACGACCGAGTTTTTTCATGTTGGCGAACACTTCGATCAGCTCGTCGCTGGTCAGGTTGAACGTGCTGATATCGCCGGAGGTCACGGGAGCGAAACCGACTTCGGCAAACCCTAGCTCGTTGAACAGGTGGTCCCAGATGGTTTCGACATCGGTGACGCCGGTGGTCAACGTCACACGGGCACCGACCGGGCGGCTGTTGTAGCGCGACAGCAGCATCTCGGCCTTGCGCCGCACCACGTCGTACGTGCCCTGCCCGCCCACGGTAATGCGGTTGCGGTCGTGCACGGTCTTCGGCCCGTCGATACTCACCGAAAGCCCGAAGCGGTGGGCGTTGAGGTAATCCACGGTTTCCTCGGTCAACAGCGTGGCGTTGGTGGTCATGACGAATTCGACGAACTTGCCCGCCTCGCGAAAACGTTTCTCACAGTAGTCGACCATGTACTCGATCAGCTTGCGATTGCTCAGCGGTTCGCCACCGAAGAACACCACGGTGAAACGCTCTTCGTCGGGGGATTCGCGCAGCAGCATTTCCACCGAGGCGATCGCCGTTTCCACGTCCATTTTCTTGCCGGCCGAGGGCTTGTCGAGGTCTTCCTTGTAGCAGTAGGTGCAGCTCAAATTGCAGCCGGTGTTGACGTTGAGCACCACGGTATTGATCGCCGTGCGTTCGACCCGTTTGGTGCCGATGTCCGGGGTCAGCGGCGAACCGTCGCTGACCAGTTCCAGCGAGATCAATTCACGCAGCGTTTCGGTGACTTCTTCGCCGTTGAAGCGCGCGGCCAGACGCTGGATCAGGTCATCGGACGAACAGCCCGGACCGCGCAAGGTATCGATGATGGTGCCCGTCAGCTCATCACTGGCAAACAGCGAACTGCTGGGAATGTGGAACAGCATGCGGTCGGCATCGACGTGCACTTCGTGCAGGTTCCGTTCGACCAGATTCAAAATAGCGCCCATTGCAACCTCCTGTGCAAACCCCGTTCGACGGGGCCTGCGGTCATTCCGAAAAGTGTCTGAAGCCTTGGGTTTCAGGGCACATCACGGAATGGGTGGATTGTTCCAGCGTTGCACGGTGACGATCATGTGGCCTTCGCCGGTCAGGGATTTCCCTGCGTCGTCGACGGCGGCGATCACCTTGAGGTTGCCGGCATTGTTGGTGGACATTTTGCGTTGCGGGTTCGGCCCGGCATCGCCCGGCGTGAACACGCCGCTGTCAGCCTGCATGGTGCCGGCGAACTTGACGTCTTCGTCTTCCTTGGCGCGGTCATCGAAGGCTTCGACTTTCCATTGCGCCGGGAATACACCGATGCGATAAGGCTTGCCGTCGGCGCCTTTGCCCCATGCCTCGGCGTCGAAACGCCCCTGGACTTTCGGCGTCGAACCACCGCCCTCACCGATCCGCGAGACCGAAAACTCCGGCACGACTTTGACTTCGGCGATGGAGTTGTAGACCGACAGGCTCGGGCCTTTCAACGTGCCCACCGTCACCGTGCGCAGGCCCGGTTGGGCATTGGCGGCGGCCTTGAGTTTGACCTTGATCCGGTCCGGGCTCTGTTCGACGACTTCGAGCACTTCCACACCTTTGCCGAAGCTCGGTTTGCCGGTGAGACCACTGCCGATCAGGGTCACTTCGGTTTCGCTGCCGGCTTTCACGTAACCCGGTTGCACCGCCAACAAACGACTGGAGCCTTGCTTGGCGGCGACGAAGTCCAGGCCACGCTCGTCATGCTCGGCCTCGAACATGCGGCCTTGCATGGCATTGCCTTGGGCGGCGAATACCTGGCGCAGGGTCACGCCATCGATGGTCACGTTGCCGCGCCATTCATAGCCGGTGTAGAGAATCGCGCTGCCGTCGCCGTTGAACGGGCTGCCGTCGGCGTATTGGCCTTTGATGCTGACCTTGAAGGTGTCGCTGCCATCGGCGCTGACGGTCATCACGCCGGCCAGTTCGCCCTTGCCTGGCAAGTGACCGCTGAAGCTCCAGTCCCCCACCAGTGCATCGGATTTGGGCGCGACGCTTTGCCATTTTTTCCAGGCCGGGTTATCCAGCGGATAACGCTTGGCCAGCAACGGCACCATGTCTTTGCGGGCGATGTCGAACCAGTCACGGTCGCGGGCCAGGGCCTGGTATTCCAGCGACGGCCACTGGCCGAGGTGGAAGTTCACCAGACGCTCCCATTCCTGGGCCGGACGGCGTTGCAGTGCAACCCGTGCACCGGAGTGGCAGCGGCCACACATCTGGCTGGTCTGGTCGTCGAATTTTTCGACGGTATTGAGCCGGCGCTCAAGGGCATAACGCACACCGTCGGTTTCGCTTGGCGCCAGGCCCTGGGTGTCGGCCAGGTACTTGACCAGCGTGCGGCGGTCCTCATCGCTGATCTGCAAACCGTGCATGGTCTGCATTCGGGCGATGCTCATCAGCCAGCCTTCCGGGGTCTTGCGCTGGTGGCTGATACGACTGAGGGCGTTACCGGCTTCGGGCGTGTGACAGCCCTGACAGGTTTCCTTGAGGATGGTCTGGGCGTCTCGGGCTGCCTGGCTGTCCGGCGCATGCAGCGCCACACAAGCGGCTACGGCCAGCAGGCTGGCGCTCAGGCCTGATCGGAGTTTTCTCTTCATCAACGTCGAACCTCGCACGGTGCTTTCTTATTTTTGTGGCTTATCGTTTTTATGGTTTCTAGCGTCAGCGGCGAACCACCGACGCAGGCAAGAGAAACGTCTGCGATGAGCAATACACGGAGCGTGCCAGCTTGCCGATATCCTTTTTTATCAATCAGTTGCGTTAAAAACCGGTTGCTCGAAGCGCTGTCGACCAGATCACCTGCGTCTAATATCGCGACAGTTGTTGCAGTCTGCGACAAGCATAGATGCCCGCACGGAACAGCTCATCGCTCGACGATTGACGGCATCGGGATCAAGGGGCGAAATGGTTGTTCACGGAATGCCGACAGGGGATCAAAAATGGCAAACATTACTGTCTTGGCGGGGGACTTTCTGCAGGGTGATGGAGAGTACAGGGACGGCGTTTTTACCCTCAGGACGCCGCTTCACCCGTGGCCCGGTCTCTGCCTCCCGCTTTCATCGTTCAAGCGTGTGGAAGTGGCCAACGAGGAGTCGATCAACAACTTCAAGGACGCCATCGGGTTCGGCGTGGCCGGCGCCATGCTGCTGGGCCCTATCGGCGCGATTGCGGGGTTCATGCTGGCTGGCAAGGAAACCGAAGTGACCTTCCTGGCCACACTCAAGGACGACAAAAAGCTATTGGCCGCCGTTGATAGCGACACGTTCGAGGAAATTTCCCGAAAGATACCGTCTTGAATACGTCAACGCGAGCCGCACCACGCGCGGTGGTGCGGCTTGGCCAGTTCAGCCTGGAAACGTAGGGGGGAGGAGGCCTTTGTGTGCGCTGATCTCTTGCTGCATCTGCGTCACCAGCGCCGTGATCGCGTGGGCAGTGTCCAGTTCCCAGACTGCAACGTGGCTCACCAGGTCCACTTTGCCGGTGGTGCAATCGCAGACCCGAATCGTCATCGACTGATCCGGCGCCATACTGCAGGTGCATACCGAAGGCAGAAAACTCTGCTCAATGATGCTTTGAATCTCCAGGGTTGAAAGGTTCATCACTACCTCCCTTGCGTGAGATGTGTGGCCGGGAGAGTGCTCCATCACTTCACCCACCGAGCGAGAAAATTCTATTCCTCAACACGAGGGGTCTCAAGGGCGCAACCGGGTTGCTCGTCGTCTCAGCCGTTGTCGCAATTTGCGAAAAAAATCACCGCCGTTACCAACCCTTTTCACCTGGCGAACCCCGGCCAATCAACGGTTCGCCTGACCTTGCGGCGACTTGGCACAGCCATTGCGAAAGCCCTGTTCTCACGAATAATAAGAGGCCTCGCCATGTCGCTCCCTAATTTGCTTCCCGCCACTTCCGCGTTTATCCAGCGCGCCCCGCGCATGCTGATCGGCGGTGACTGGGTCGAGGCCGCCGATGGCCAGACCATGCCCCTGCACAACCCCGCCACCGGCGAAGTGTTGTGTGTGGTGCCACGGGCCATGCCCGAGGATGTCGACCGCGCCGTGCTGGCCGCCCGCCAGGCTTTTGATGATTCGACCTGGACCCGCACCCGCCCACGCGAGCGGCAGAACCTGTTGTGGAAACTCGCCGACCTGATGGAGCGCGACGCCGAACTGCTGGCGCAGCTGGAATGCCTCAACAACGGTAAAAGCGCGGTGGTGGCGCAAGTGATGGACGTGCAACTGGCCATCGATTTCCTGCGCTACATGGCCGGCTGGGCGACCAAGATTGAAGGCTCCAGTGTCGAAGTGTCGCTGCCGTTGATGCCCAACGATCAGTTCCACAGTTTCATCCGTCGCGAAGCGGTGGGCGTGGTCGGCGCCATCGTCGCCTGGAACTTCCCGCTGCTGCTGGCTTGCTGGAAGCTCGGCCCGGCCCTGGCCACCGGCTGCACCGTGGTGCTCAAACCCGCAGATGAAACCCCGCTCACGGCGCTGAAACTTGCCGAACTGGTGCTGGAGGCCGGTTACCCCGAAGGCGTGTTCAACGTGGTCACTGGCACCGGTATTACCGCCGGTTCGGCCCTGACGCACAACCCGTTGGTGGACAAGCTGACCTTCACGGGCTCCACTGCCGTGGGCAAACAGATCGGTAAGATTGCGATGGATTCGATGACCCGTGTAACCCTGGAGCTGGGCGGAAAATCACCGACCATCGTCATGGCCGACGCCGACCTGAAATCCGCCGCGGCCGGTGCCGCCAGCGCGATTTTCTTCAATCAGGGACAGGTGTGCTGCGCCGGCTCGCGACTGTATGTGCAGCGCAAACATTTCGACAATGTGGTGGCGGACATCAGCGATATCGCCAATGCCATGAAGCTCGGCAACGGGCTGGACCCCAGTGTTGAAATGGGGCCATT
It encodes the following:
- a CDS encoding thioesterase II family protein; amino-acid sequence: MTQLTLLCLPYSGASAMVFSRWRRKLPQWLALQPVELPGRGARFGEPLHTDMRRLALQLAHEQKATLKAPYALFGHSLGALLACEMAHALRSLGCPEPVALFASGTAAPTMRADYDRGFAEAKTDTELIEQLRTFNGSREEVSANEELMSLTLPVLRADFLLCGRFEPQQRPLLKCPVHVLGGKADRATTEQLIGWSKETHGSFSVDMLAGGHFFIHEQEAKVLRVIKDHLDVHHRRHALAASA
- a CDS encoding GlxA family transcriptional regulator yields the protein MPKSIHVLAFANVQLLDVTGPLQVFASANDICRQKGLPPPYAPSVIVSGGGAVMSSSGLALLAEPLPENGSDTLIIAGGWGIYAAAEDASLVAWVREHASGCRRISSVCTGAFLLAASGWLDGRRVVTHWTRCEQLAQKHPRLQVEPNPIFINDGPVWTSAGVTAGIDLALAMVEEDLGRNTALEVAQQLVVFLKRPGGQSQFSVTLSLQKHGDRFDELHAWISENLTQDLGIPTLALQAGMSERSFVRHYRADTGQTPARAIELIRVETARRLLSDTGVPIKRVAVQCGFGSEETLRRSFLRAMGVTPQAYRERFSVSPQVEPVML
- the inhA gene encoding isonitrile hydratase translates to MTLQIGFLLFPQVQQLDLTGPYDVLASLPDVKVHLIWKDLVPVTASTGLMLKPTTTFDDCPALDVICVPGGSGVGPLMEDEQTLSFLKAQAVNARYVTSVCTGALVLGAAGLLQGKRATTHWAYHELLKPLGAIPVKDRVVRDGNLLTGGGITAGIDFALTLAAELFDKDTAQLLQLQLEYAPAPPFQSGSPDTAPQSVLAEAHRRAAASIEQRALITQRAAARL
- a CDS encoding SRPBCC family protein, with the translated sequence MNAASDRIERKVLLKVKRSHVWRVLANAEAFGQWFGVALEGKRFIAGEWTQGQITYPGYEHLRWNVLVESVEPERLFSFRWHPYAVNPDVDYSQEPTTLVKFELEDGDDGTWLKVSESGFDHVPQARREKAFRMDSRGWEEQMNNIEQYLIENAKAHEREGG
- a CDS encoding lysozyme inhibitor LprI family protein, with translation MYSRVLLALTPVLFTSMAFALDCDNAADQATMNQCAAQQHAAADKELNALYQQITTRLKSEPERKKSLVGAQRAWIAFRDAECNFSASGVEGGSVYPLIYSNCVTELTKARAETFKTYLKCQEGDLGCPVPGQ
- the peaD gene encoding quinohemoprotein amine dehydrogenase subunit beta, translating into MHSIKACGLAAFAALSTCSFTVLADENTALQDGHEYMLTTNYPNNLNVIDLATDTLLKTCKMPDAFGPGTVQLSPDRKTAYVLNNHYADVYGVELDNCKQVFHASITQKTGEKARSMFAFTLSHDGKELYTVANPTLMLNDRYEVQQPRLDVYATDAGMDAKPVRSFPAPRQLTIMQSGDDGTLYVAGADVYKVNVKTGKFDVLIPSRHWKRENYSAPDVLYVWNQQTYRHDFSLLYTAAKFKDKKQDPATAEYLYGLFSIDLKTGKTETTDFGPLTEIYFSGMRSPKDPNLMFGVLNRLAKYDIKEKKMLQAATLDHSYYCISFNKDGSKIYLAGTFNDVAIFDADSLKQIGSIKMPGGDMAITTAQVFVR
- the qhpC gene encoding quinohemoprotein amine dehydrogenase subunit gamma; the protein is MKHLKAINNKALKMDQAAAENRIEEVVAMSSVAGCASTTDPGWEIDAFGGVSSLCQPMEADLYGCSDPCWWPAQVPDMMSTYPDWNKDAQASNENWRNLGTVFPKDK
- the peaB gene encoding quinohemoprotein amine dehydrogenase maturation protein, whose translation is MGAILNLVERNLHEVHVDADRMLFHIPSSSLFASDELTGTIIDTLRGPGCSSDDLIQRLAARFNGEEVTETLRELISLELVSDGSPLTPDIGTKRVERTAINTVVLNVNTGCNLSCTYCYKEDLDKPSAGKKMDVETAIASVEMLLRESPDEERFTVVFFGGEPLSNRKLIEYMVDYCEKRFREAGKFVEFVMTTNATLLTEETVDYLNAHRFGLSVSIDGPKTVHDRNRITVGGQGTYDVVRRKAEMLLSRYNSRPVGARVTLTTGVTDVETIWDHLFNELGFAEVGFAPVTSGDISTFNLTSDELIEVFANMKKLGRRYLEAALEHRNIGFSNLHQLITDIHEGHKKALPCGAGLKMLAVDHKGELNLCHRFTGSSLPTFGNVHSGVKQVELNDFLSQRLDRTNTGCEDCQIRNLCSGGCYHESYARYGDPTHPTYHYCELMRDWVDFGIEVYTRIMANNPAFISSYITPRKAH
- the peaA gene encoding quinohemoprotein amine dehydrogenase subunit alpha, translated to MKRKLRSGLSASLLAVAACVALHAPDSQAARDAQTILKETCQGCHTPEAGNALSRISHQRKTPEGWLMSIARMQTMHGLQISDEDRRTLVKYLADTQGLAPSETDGVRYALERRLNTVEKFDDQTSQMCGRCHSGARVALQRRPAQEWERLVNFHLGQWPSLEYQALARDRDWFDIARKDMVPLLAKRYPLDNPAWKKWQSVAPKSDALVGDWSFSGHLPGKGELAGVMTVSADGSDTFKVSIKGQYADGSPFNGDGSAILYTGYEWRGNVTIDGVTLRQVFAAQGNAMQGRMFEAEHDERGLDFVAAKQGSSRLLAVQPGYVKAGSETEVTLIGSGLTGKPSFGKGVEVLEVVEQSPDRIKVKLKAAANAQPGLRTVTVGTLKGPSLSVYNSIAEVKVVPEFSVSRIGEGGGSTPKVQGRFDAEAWGKGADGKPYRIGVFPAQWKVEAFDDRAKEDEDVKFAGTMQADSGVFTPGDAGPNPQRKMSTNNAGNLKVIAAVDDAGKSLTGEGHMIVTVQRWNNPPIP